Genomic segment of Candidatus Bathyarchaeia archaeon:
GGCGATGAAGCCCGTAGATGTGGCCTTGCTTGGCCAAGAGGGGCTCAACCTAAGGGGGTTCCTCGATCTGATAAGGCCCGATGTCTTGGCGGTCGGATACGATCAATGCCGGATCGAGGAGGCAGTTCGAAGGATCATCTCGGAGATGGGCCTTCGCACCGAGGTCGTGCGCCTCCCAAAGCGCGATGGCCCCGGGCTAGCGAGCTCCACGGAGGTCAAGTTGAAGGTCGTTGAGGGTTGGGGGAGGGGAAGATCCGGACCCTAACGGTTTGGCCATCCTTAAGCCCCAGCGCCTCCCTCAGCCCGACCGGCGCGATCACTTCGATCACATCATCCCCATAATGGCCCCTCATGGCCACTAGGACGGCGCCCTCGATCCTATCGGCCACTATGGCCCTGAAGCACTTCACCGGGCCGAAGCACCTGGATCCGTTCGCGAACCCCTCTATCATTATGGGATCAATGCGATCCAGCAACGGCTTCCTCGATCGGCTTTGGCGATCTAGCCTCAGGTTCAAGGTCCCCGGATATGGATCGAAGCCCAGCCTTTCGACGAATTGGCGCCTATAGCCCTCTTGGCTCATATAATAGGCGCCCTCGCCGAGGCCCGTGAAGAGCTTCCCCTCGAAGACCAGCTCGGCCTCCGGCCTCTCGAAGAAGCCCCTAAGGATCGCGTAAAGCTCGGCCAACCTCCTTGAGCCCTCTTCCGCGATCCTTATTCTCTCACCCTCCGGCGCCCTAGACCTATGAATGAGCCCGAGCCCCTCTAGCTCTATGAGATATCGGGAGGCGCTCTGCTGGGATACGCCCATCAGCTTGGCCAACTCGCGCGTCGTCACCAGCACCCCATCGGCGCCGGCCTTGGCGCTTAGATCCGCGAGCCTTATCAGCGCCATCATATGGTATGGCTTGATGCCAATAGCTTCGCCCTCGCGAGCCTGTGGGCGATCGCCAGCGGGATTACCTCCCCCTCCCTCATGCAACGCCCCACCACCCTCAGGGCATCGAGAAGCGAGATCCTATGCCCAACGCTGACATAAAGCCTTCTGCCGGGCCCCGCTGGCAATATGGCGCCGATTACCTCGCCCGAGGTCCCTAGGATCCTATCCCCCTCCACGGCCCCGAAGAGCCTCCGCTTCGCAACGCCGATCGTTGGCAAATCCAAGGCCAAGCCCACTTGGCACGCGAGCCCGAACCCCCGGGGATGGGCCACTCCATGGCCGTCCACGATGCAAACGTCAGGCCTCGCCCCGAGCCCTTTGAACACCTCCACTAGGATCCGCGCCTCCCGGAGCGCGAATAGGCCCGGGATATAGGGGAAGGCGACCTTCCCGGAGGAGAAGTTCGCCTCCGCGACTTCCATGCCCCTCATATCGATCGATGCGGCGCATGCCACCGCGAAATCCCCCTTATACGCGGCATCGGCCCCAGCGACCAGCCCAACCTCCCCTAGGGTCACCTCCGAATCCACGAGCCTCGAGAGTTCGCTCTGAAGCTTGAACAGCCTCTCAGGCGTCATAACGCTCCCCGAACATTGCCTTGGACTCGAAACCCGCCGATGGGCCTCTGGGGATCAGGGAGACATGACCGACAACTTAAGTTGTTTAACGCCCCTCATCCCCACCAGTCCCTCGGCGAACTTCCTTATTTCCCTTGGGGACCCCCTAGTGGCCATAACCTCCAAGCAATTCCTTTCATCCAAGTGTATATGCATCGTGGAGATCACCAATGGGCCATGCTCATGGCCGGCCCGGATCACGGTTTCCGATGCCCCCCTGAGTTCGTGGTCGTAGAGGAGCGATATCACAGCTACGACCTCCCTCCCCTCGCCCTCCGACCATCGATATTCCGCCAAATAATTCCTTATGGCGTCGCAGATGACCTTGGAGCGCTTCTTATACCCCTTGGCCCTCATGACCTCTTCGAGCTCCCTCAAAAGGCCACGAGGTATCGAGAAGCTCGTCCTGACTATCCCCTCTCCCAATCCGCGAACCCCTCGGCCGCCCCGGAGCTATTTTAATGGCGCCCCTCATAAAATAGTAGTGTTTGACATGGGCCGCGGGATCACGATCGGGATCTGCGCCTATAACGAGGGGAGGAACATACGGCAGTTATTCACCAACCTCCTCCAGGATCAGGGGCTTGGCAACCTCGATGAGATCATAATCGTTTGCTCGGGCTGCACGGATGAGACCGTGCCGATCGCGGAGTTCTTCGCTAAGGCCGATGGCAGGATCAAGGTGCTCCTCGAGCCCGAGAGGCGCGGCAAGGCCTCGGCGGTCAACCTGATATTGAGGGAGGCGAAGGGGGAAATCATCGTCTTCATGGGGGCCGACGTCATCCCCGGGGAGCTGGCCATAAGGAGGCTGGTCCAGCGGCTATCCTCTTGGGAGGATTTGGGGATCGTCAGCGGGACCCCGGAGCCGATTCGCAACGAAACCTTGGCCGAGAGGATTTCATCCATAGTTTGGGCCCTTCACAATAGAACCCTTGAAGCGCTCTCGGATCGCCTCGTTTACGCATGCGGTGAGCTCTACGGCTTAAAGCGATCTATAGTGGGGTCTATACCGAAATGGGTTGTGAACGACGATGCCTATGTGGCTAAGAGGGCGGAGGAGATGGGGTATAGGTCGGAGATCTGCGGCGGAGCAAAGGTCTACATAAGGGCGCCGCGCACGGTCCTCGATTACGTAGCTCAGAGGAGAAGGATTACCTTCGGCCATCTGCAGCTTTGGAGGAGGATCGGCCTTTATCCGGGTTGCGTTGAGAACGCCGCGCTGAAGTCCCCCTCCCTCCTCCTGAGGACAGCCATCCAAATGGTCCTCGGCCGCCCATCCGAATTGCCCTACCTCTTGGCAGGGATCATCTTGGAGGCTTTCGCGGCGATCCTCGCGTTAATCGATACTCTCAGGGGCAAATCCCATTCCCTTTGGGAGATCGCCCGTACGACCAAATAGGGATCGGATTGGGCCGAATTGAATGCTTTATTTGGCCTCCCCCCTCAAGGATATCAGGGCCGCCTCGATCTCCCTCTCGGCCTTCTCCCCGCGCTTCCTTGAGGCGGATAGGAGCGAATTATAAACTTCCTTAGAGATCCTCCCGCTCCTGTATTGGGCCCTGAGTTGGCTTTCGGAGGCCTTGGCGGCCTCTATCTCCGCTTCGGCCCTCTCGATGCCCCCTATGAGCTCGGCGTACCTCGGGTCGCCCTTCTTGAGCCCATCCTTGACCGGGGCTAAGGCCCTCTCTAGCTCCTTGATCCTCTCTTCCGCCACCTTCCTTCTTCGCTTATATTCGTTCTTCCCGATACCCCCCCTAAGCAACTCCTCCTCCATCCTCTTCAAATTGAGCCTGAGCGCGTTCTTCTCCCCATATAGGTCGACGAACTTCTTCAATAGCTCTGCCAAGGGCCCGGCCTTAGGCCGGGCGCCCCTCTTGGAAATGCCGACCGCGACTGCTCCAAGGAGGATCGCCTCGAGGGCGAAGGCCCATCCCAAGGGCTTAAGGGCCGACCAAAATGGGTTGAAGGAATATTCCAAGCGAACCCTCGGCTTGGATATCGGTGAGATCGGGCCGAGGCTGTAGATGAGGGTGCTCGCATAGGCCTCCTCGCGCATCCTTATGGGAGCCGGCTCCGCCGACCTTAAGCTGAAGCCTCTCGGAAGCGAAATTGTTGCACTGGCGCCCTCGGCGAAGCCGGGTATCGGCGGGATCAATTCAAGCTCTATCCCCCGGCTCTCGAAACCCTTCCCCCGCTTTACCGCTTCCTCTTTGGGGATTCGGAACGATACCGTGAAGGAGAAGCCTTCCGAGAACCTCACGTTCTTGAACCTAGGCCTAACGGTGACGTTGAGGGAATCCCCCGGCCCCCTGTGGATCGTTTGAGGGAGGGCGCCCCCCGCATCTTCGGCAACCACCCGCTCGGCACCCTTGGCCAGAGGCACCATTACGCCATCGATGGACCTTTGGCATAGGTTCCTAACGGAATAGGAATCCTTGACGATCAAATCGCCGGATTCCTCAAAGGTTATGCTCCTTTCCAAGGATTCCACCTTCAGCAGCCTCTGCTCATATGATGTGAAATCTATGACGAATTCCTTATCCAAGTATGGCTCCAAAGGGGCGAGCGAGGCCCTAAGGACTAAGGCCATACCCTCCCTGCTGACCGAGAATATGGGGCCCTCGCCGAGGGATACCTTGGCATCCCCAGGGAGGAATATCTGGACGGTGCAATTCTCGATGGGCGCCTTGAGCATTGGGAAGGGATTGAGGCGCAAATAGAACTTCAACGCCCCATACGAGAGGAGGCCATCGAAGGCCGAATAAAGCGTCAAGCTTCGGGATCCCCCGCCCCCGGATGGGGGCCTCGCGCTCAACCATCGCGCTCCCGCCTCGGCAACCTCCCGAACGGCCACTTCCACTCCGGAACTATCGATGGCCCTCCATTCCTTCATAGAGGAGGCCATGCTCCCGGGGAACCCTACCTCGATCGCTTCCAAAGCGCTCGCCTCCCCCTCAATCCTATCCGCTATCACGACGCTGCCCCAATTTGCCACGATGACCTCCCTATGGATCCGAAGCGGCTCGGGATTGCCTTGGGCGCTCGCTTGGCTCAGGATTGAGCTGAATATGAGGACGATCGCGAGAACCATTCCCAATCTCTTCATCAAAATCGGACGCCCTCCCCAATTCCTCCTAGGCGAATAATCCCCGCGATATATATTACCTACGCTCCCTTAGGAGCGGCCTCCATCCCTCCGGGACCTCCCGGATCCCCTTGGCGGGGACCCCGAAGCAGATCGTCCTCTTGGGGACATCCCTATTGACGAGGGCTTGGGCTCCTATTATAGCGCCCTCCCCGATCCTAACGCCGGCCATTATGACGGAGTTCGCCCCGATGCTGGCCCCGCTCTCGATAATCGGACCCTTGAGCTCAACCTCCCTCTGGGCTACATACTTATCGTTTGTTAGGACGCAATAGGGCCCGAGGAATACGAAATCACCTATGATCGAATTTGCGCATATGTAAGCGCCCGTTTGAATGGATACCCCGGAGCCTATCTTACAATTTCCATCGATCACCACGTTCGTCCCTATTAGCGAGCCACCCCCGATCTCCACCCTCTCCCTCACCAACACGTAATGCCCGAACTCAACGCCCTCTCCGATCGAAACCCCTTCGTAAAGCACGGAGCCGGATCGTATCACGCAACCGCGGCCGATCCTGAGGGGCTCTGGGCTACCGCCCTTCAATACCCTCCTGCTGGGATATCCGAGCGAGCAATGCGGCCCTATATTGGTCCCATCCCCGATTTCGGATGGGCCGTTTATGATCGTGTGGGGTCCAACCACGACTCGATCCCCCATCCTAACACCCTTCCCTACCACGACCCCAAACCCAAGCTCGCATCCGGATCCTATCTCCGAGGATGGATCGACCTTGACGCCATCGCCCCAATGACGAGCCCCCATCCTCATTCCCATTCCATACATTGCGTATTGGGGAAGATATAAGGGTGCCCAAGGCCCCTTGGGGATACTCGTTAAAAAACCTCTCAAATGCTGGGGTGAGGGTTGCGCCCCCTAGCGCCTCTGGGTCTTCGGATCACCAATGCAAAAATAGCTAACGCTGAGATGGCGAGCAGGGTTGCGATGGACGATAATGATTTGCCCCAATCCCCGGTCTCACCCCCCACTTCAATGCTAGCCATTGATCGCGTCCAAACCGCGGTCGAAGTTGGGCGCTCGGGTTTAGTCGTTGAAACGGTCACCGATTGGGTCATCGCCGAACTTGAGGCCTTCGTGGAGATCGCTGAAAGCGGGATCGCACCGGAAGCCCATGGCCCCGAATAGACTATCTCCAACCTAGGGACCGCCCTCTCCCCATCGACCGAGTGAACGCCCTCCTTCGAATCGAAAGCGGCGATCTCCCCATCGGCATCCCTCTCCTCCTCTATCCTCAAGGCTATCCCGAAGTTTGAAGAGGGATTCTTGATCCAAAGCTCCACATCGCGCGTTATATCCCAAGAGACCCAAACGAAGGCCTTCGTGCCCACGATGGCCTGAGCTGTGGGGGAATCGGCCATCGGCGGTTGATCGGCCCATTTCATCGTTTTATCGTCCCAAGGGCCAAGGACCCTGAAGGCCAAATACTTGAGCTCCCTCTTTGGCGCTTGATACATGAAAAGGCGGAGCTCGGCCCGTAGGATCTTAGCCCCCGCCGGCACCCCCAATATATCGAACCTCAAATAGGCCCTTCCGTGGCCGTAGATCTTGAAGGCCCTATCATAGGTGTTCCCTACAAAGAGCCCCTCCGAGGCCCCGTAGGGGCCCGGGTAGACTTTCTCCTTGCCCACCTCGTAGACGAAACTGCTCACGTAGGTATCGGCCGATGGCGGCTTTACGACGATCAACCAATCGCTGGGGCCCTGCCCCTTCGCGATCCGCCCGGCTGGCATGGCTACGAGCGCAATCATAAGCGCCGCTAGGGCCCACTCAACCAACCCATATCGCGCGGTCATTCCGCGCTGGTGAGCGCAGTCGCCGGTTTTAAGCGTTTTCCGACAGAAGATTTAATTAATCGAGCATTGGAAGGGGGCCGCTCGGGGCCACCTCAAAATGCCGGAGTGGGGCTATTCCGTTAGGGAATTGGATCCCGAGAGGACCGTGAAATGCTCGGGTAGGGAGCTCAGGATATCTCCCAAACATGCGGTCGAGATATGCCGAACCATAAGGGGGATGAGGCTCGGCGAGGCCAAAGCCCTCCTCGAGGCCGTTATTAGAAAGGAGAGGCCGATAGCCTTCAGACGCTACAAGAAGGAGGTGCCCCATAGGGATCTGCCCGAGAGATGGCATTCCGGCAGA
This window contains:
- a CDS encoding glycosyltransferase, with the translated sequence MGRGITIGICAYNEGRNIRQLFTNLLQDQGLGNLDEIIIVCSGCTDETVPIAEFFAKADGRIKVLLEPERRGKASAVNLILREAKGEIIVFMGADVIPGELAIRRLVQRLSSWEDLGIVSGTPEPIRNETLAERISSIVWALHNRTLEALSDRLVYACGELYGLKRSIVGSIPKWVVNDDAYVAKRAEEMGYRSEICGGAKVYIRAPRTVLDYVAQRRRITFGHLQLWRRIGLYPGCVENAALKSPSLLLRTAIQMVLGRPSELPYLLAGIILEAFAAILALIDTLRGKSHSLWEIARTTK
- a CDS encoding DapH/DapD/GlmU-related protein; protein product: MGARHWGDGVKVDPSSEIGSGCELGFGVVVGKGVRMGDRVVVGPHTIINGPSEIGDGTNIGPHCSLGYPSRRVLKGGSPEPLRIGRGCVIRSGSVLYEGVSIGEGVEFGHYVLVRERVEIGGGSLIGTNVVIDGNCKIGSGVSIQTGAYICANSIIGDFVFLGPYCVLTNDKYVAQREVELKGPIIESGASIGANSVIMAGVRIGEGAIIGAQALVNRDVPKRTICFGVPAKGIREVPEGWRPLLRERR
- a CDS encoding 50S ribosomal protein L22, encoding MPEWGYSVRELDPERTVKCSGRELRISPKHAVEICRTIRGMRLGEAKALLEAVIRKERPIAFRRYKKEVPHRDLPERWHSGRYPVKAAGAILRLLEGLESNAEYKGIDPERLKIIHAAAQRGMKVRRYIPRAFGRSTPSFETLTHVELVGYEIE
- the nikR gene encoding nickel-responsive transcriptional regulator NikR, with amino-acid sequence MGEGIVRTSFSIPRGLLRELEEVMRAKGYKKRSKVICDAIRNYLAEYRWSEGEGREVVAVISLLYDHELRGASETVIRAGHEHGPLVISTMHIHLDERNCLEVMATRGSPREIRKFAEGLVGMRGVKQLKLSVMSP
- a CDS encoding DNRLRE domain-containing protein encodes the protein MVEWALAALMIALVAMPAGRIAKGQGPSDWLIVVKPPSADTYVSSFVYEVGKEKVYPGPYGASEGLFVGNTYDRAFKIYGHGRAYLRFDILGVPAGAKILRAELRLFMYQAPKRELKYLAFRVLGPWDDKTMKWADQPPMADSPTAQAIVGTKAFVWVSWDITRDVELWIKNPSSNFGIALRIEEERDADGEIAAFDSKEGVHSVDGERAVPRLEIVYSGPWASGAIPLSAISTKASSSAMTQSVTVSTTKPERPTSTAVWTRSMASIEVGGETGDWGKSLSSIATLLAISALAIFALVIRRPRGARGRNPHPSI
- a CDS encoding endonuclease V encodes the protein MTPERLFKLQSELSRLVDSEVTLGEVGLVAGADAAYKGDFAVACAASIDMRGMEVAEANFSSGKVAFPYIPGLFALREARILVEVFKGLGARPDVCIVDGHGVAHPRGFGLACQVGLALDLPTIGVAKRRLFGAVEGDRILGTSGEVIGAILPAGPGRRLYVSVGHRISLLDALRVVGRCMREGEVIPLAIAHRLARAKLLASSHTI
- a CDS encoding DUF120 domain-containing protein — encoded protein: MALIRLADLSAKAGADGVLVTTRELAKLMGVSQQSASRYLIELEGLGLIHRSRAPEGERIRIAEEGSRRLAELYAILRGFFERPEAELVFEGKLFTGLGEGAYYMSQEGYRRQFVERLGFDPYPGTLNLRLDRQSRSRKPLLDRIDPIMIEGFANGSRCFGPVKCFRAIVADRIEGAVLVAMRGHYGDDVIEVIAPVGLREALGLKDGQTVRVRIFPSPNPQRPST